CATCATCGACGCGCTGATTGCGGCGGGATGCGAAGTGCGCGGCGACAAGGGCGTCGTGGCGCTGAGTCCGCATGTCGAGCCCGCCAGCAACGGCGACTGGGACACCGAATATCTCGACGCGATCGTGTCGATCGGACAAGTCGATGGCCTCACCGGCGCGCTGGCGCATATCGACGCGCATTCGAGCCGCCACACCGACGCGATCGTCACCGAGGACGCCGCGACCGCCGAACGCTTCCTGGCCGGGGTGGACAGCGCGATCGTCATGCACAATGCCTCGACACAGTTCGCCGACGGCGGCGAATTCGGCCTCGGCGCCGAAATCGGCATTGCGACGGGACGCCTCCACGCTCGCGGGCCCGTCGCATTGGAAGGGCTCACCACCTATAAATGGCTGGTGCGCGGCACGGGACAGGTCCGGCCCTGACTCGTCCCTCCAGATCGGGGCGCCTCCCCACCGGCCTCCTCGGCGGCAGCTTCAATCCCGCGCATGGCGGGCATCGCGCGATCAGTTTGAACGCGATCGACGCGCTCGGGCTCGATGAACTGTGGTGGCTGGTGTCGCCCGGCAATCCGTTGAAACCGAAGACCGGCATGGCTTCGCTCCCTGCGCGCCTCGGATCGGCGCAGCGCGCGGCGCGGCGTTCGCCCATTCGCGCGACCGCGATCGAGGCCGAGCTGGGCACGCGTTACACCGTCGATACGCTGAAAAAGCTCGTCCGACGCTACCCCGACCGCCAGTTCATCTGGATCATGGGCGCCGACAATCTGGTCCAGTTGCCCCAGTGGCGCGACTGGCGGGGGATCGCGCGGTTGATGCCGATTGCGGTTGTCGCGCGT
This genomic interval from Sphingopyxis chilensis contains the following:
- a CDS encoding nicotinate-nucleotide adenylyltransferase — its product is MAGARHGTGPALTRPSRSGRLPTGLLGGSFNPAHGGHRAISLNAIDALGLDELWWLVSPGNPLKPKTGMASLPARLGSAQRAARRSPIRATAIEAELGTRYTVDTLKKLVRRYPDRQFIWIMGADNLVQLPQWRDWRGIARLMPIAVVARPGYNDRARARRAMGWLRRFVRPADQKTHWTDWRPPALVFLRFSPDVRSATAIRQANPRWFERYEGRAMRDPLTRSWLVEPTKKGRI